One Leptospira kanakyensis DNA segment encodes these proteins:
- a CDS encoding sulfite exporter TauE/SafE family protein, translating into MFQIDNFWFSFYIDHNLYLKRLRASFSLLNDVTMMLVTLSIVFVSSFIAFAISAICGGGAGLMLIPILGSFLPITQVPAALSIGSFTSSSSRIIVFRQNIYWPIVRWFIPAALPAVFLGAWLLKFVNPLYLEIVLGIFLVSNLPLLFKKQEEVSEVRKLSPLKITCIGFMAGFLSGFTGAVGLLFNKFYFRYGLTKEEIIATRAANEVILHLIKIVLYTLFGLISMKVISVGFSIAVSALLSTWFMKWVLPRLSDLFFKKIGYCAMFVSGFFMLGDSGSHLVVQNGGELLASSKENGIETKLKWLNGEYAFELSYDEGFEFEQVIPISELTEENQQLIKSRHPEADQIVVEVVYAIGSQSYEAYYFKDQVLIEKYDF; encoded by the coding sequence ATGTTTCAGATTGATAATTTTTGGTTTTCTTTTTATATAGACCATAACCTTTATTTAAAACGTTTAAGAGCTTCTTTTTCACTTTTGAACGATGTAACCATGATGTTAGTGACTTTATCTATTGTATTTGTTTCTAGTTTTATTGCTTTTGCCATCAGTGCTATTTGTGGTGGTGGTGCCGGCCTGATGCTAATTCCTATCCTGGGTAGTTTTCTTCCTATCACTCAAGTTCCTGCAGCGTTATCCATTGGATCCTTCACGAGTTCTTCTTCAAGGATCATTGTTTTTCGTCAAAATATCTATTGGCCTATTGTAAGGTGGTTCATTCCCGCGGCTCTGCCAGCAGTTTTTTTAGGTGCCTGGTTGTTAAAGTTTGTGAATCCATTGTATTTGGAAATTGTTTTGGGAATTTTCCTTGTGAGCAATCTTCCTTTGCTTTTTAAAAAGCAGGAGGAAGTTTCGGAAGTTAGAAAACTATCTCCATTGAAGATCACTTGTATAGGGTTTATGGCTGGTTTTTTATCAGGGTTTACGGGTGCCGTGGGATTGTTATTCAACAAATTTTATTTTCGTTATGGCCTTACCAAAGAAGAAATCATCGCAACCAGGGCGGCGAACGAAGTGATTCTACATTTAATCAAGATTGTGCTTTATACTTTGTTCGGATTGATTTCAATGAAAGTCATCTCTGTTGGATTTTCCATTGCAGTTTCTGCCTTGTTGTCTACTTGGTTTATGAAATGGGTGTTGCCTAGGTTGAGTGATCTGTTTTTCAAAAAAATAGGTTACTGCGCCATGTTTGTATCTGGTTTTTTTATGCTTGGTGATTCTGGTTCCCATCTTGTGGTACAAAATGGGGGAGAACTTCTCGCCAGTTCGAAAGAGAACGGTATCGAAACTAAATTGAAATGGCTCAATGGAGAGTATGCATTTGAATTAAGTTATGATGAAGGCTTTGAATTCGAACAAGTAATTCCGATTTCGGAATTAACAGAGGAAAACCAACAATTGATAAAAAGTCGTCATCCGGAAGCGGATCAAATTGTAGTTGAAGTGGTTTATGCCATCGGTTCTCAGTCCTATGAAGCATATTATTTTAAGGATCAAGTGTTGATTGAAAAATATGATTTTTGA
- the leuD gene encoding 3-isopropylmalate dehydratase small subunit, translating into MSVENWTIHTGVAVSIPREDIDTDQILPKQFMKLIDKKGFGKHLFYDWRYLDLEGKIPNPDFILNQEGFTNASVLIAGKNFGCGSSREHAPWALSDFGFRAILAPSFADIFSINSAKNGIALVRLKEEEIHFLGEWVSKNSGSQIRINLETSEVQAGEQTFHFHLDSASVNRIRNGWDDIDITLKHSKEIFEFEQIRKNEKSFLEVYW; encoded by the coding sequence ATGAGCGTAGAAAATTGGACAATCCATACGGGAGTTGCCGTATCAATCCCGAGAGAGGATATTGATACAGACCAAATACTTCCAAAACAATTTATGAAACTAATCGATAAAAAGGGTTTTGGAAAACATTTATTTTATGATTGGAGGTATTTAGACTTAGAAGGAAAGATTCCAAATCCAGATTTCATTTTGAACCAGGAAGGATTTACAAATGCAAGTGTGCTTATCGCTGGGAAAAATTTTGGCTGTGGTTCGAGCAGAGAACATGCACCTTGGGCTCTTTCTGATTTCGGATTCAGAGCGATTTTGGCACCTTCCTTCGCCGATATATTCTCCATTAATTCTGCGAAGAATGGAATTGCTCTTGTTCGTTTGAAAGAAGAAGAAATTCATTTTCTTGGTGAGTGGGTTTCTAAAAATTCTGGATCTCAAATTCGAATCAATTTAGAAACATCGGAAGTGCAAGCGGGAGAACAAACATTTCACTTCCATTTGGATTCAGCTTCTGTCAATCGCATCCGGAACGGTTGGGATGATATTGATATCACTCTAAAACATTCAAAAGAGATTTTTGAATTTGAACAGATAAGAAAAAATGAAAAATCATTTTTGGAAGTGTATTGGTAA
- the leuC gene encoding 3-isopropylmalate dehydratase large subunit, translating to MGQTLYDKIWESHKILENSDSESILYVDRHILHEVTSAQAFEGLRTKNRDVRRKDLTFGVVDHNVSTRDRKNRDAAGPVSRLQIDTMEKNCNDFGIHLFGPEDPEQGIVHVLGPELGFTIPGSVIVCGDSHTATHGAFGALAFGIGTSEVEHVLATQTLKQAKTKSMLVQFVGKPGFGITAKDIVLALITKMGTSGGRGYTLEYSGEWIRSLSMEGRMTLCNMSIEAGARASLIAPDQITFDYLKDKKLIPKGESFEEAVKYWKTFFTDRDAVFDAMIELDISKIEPQVTWGTNPSQTLSITGVIPNSDDFQEKRERETAKNALEYMDLKPGTPISEINIDKVFIGSCTNSRIEDLRSAAEVARGKKVHPRVQALVVPGSGRVKRQAESEGLDQIFLEAGFEWREPGCSLCLAMNDDVLKPGERCASTSNRNFEGRQGRGGRTHLVSPSMAAAAAVTGKFTDVRKLV from the coding sequence ATGGGACAAACTCTTTACGATAAAATTTGGGAAAGTCATAAGATTTTAGAGAATTCAGATTCTGAATCTATTTTATATGTGGATCGGCATATCTTACATGAGGTGACATCTGCCCAAGCATTTGAAGGATTAAGAACTAAAAACAGAGATGTAAGAAGAAAGGATCTGACATTCGGAGTTGTGGATCATAATGTTTCCACAAGAGATCGTAAAAACAGAGATGCCGCGGGGCCAGTCTCCAGGTTGCAGATTGATACAATGGAGAAAAACTGCAACGATTTCGGAATTCATTTGTTTGGTCCGGAAGATCCCGAACAAGGAATCGTCCATGTTTTAGGTCCTGAGTTAGGATTTACGATCCCTGGATCAGTAATCGTATGCGGGGATTCTCATACAGCCACTCATGGGGCCTTTGGCGCATTGGCTTTTGGAATAGGGACTAGTGAAGTAGAACATGTGCTTGCAACACAAACCTTGAAACAGGCAAAAACAAAATCGATGTTAGTTCAATTTGTTGGGAAACCTGGATTTGGTATCACTGCAAAAGATATCGTTCTTGCACTCATAACAAAAATGGGAACTTCCGGTGGGAGGGGTTACACTTTAGAATATTCGGGTGAATGGATTCGTTCTCTTTCTATGGAAGGGCGAATGACACTTTGTAATATGAGTATCGAAGCTGGCGCAAGGGCAAGTCTCATCGCACCAGACCAAATTACATTTGATTATTTGAAAGATAAAAAGTTAATCCCAAAAGGAGAAAGTTTTGAAGAGGCAGTAAAATATTGGAAAACATTCTTCACTGATAGAGATGCCGTTTTTGACGCGATGATCGAATTGGATATTTCTAAAATAGAACCTCAGGTGACTTGGGGAACCAATCCATCCCAGACTTTATCCATCACAGGAGTGATACCAAATTCTGATGATTTCCAAGAGAAACGAGAAAGAGAAACTGCAAAAAATGCATTGGAATATATGGATTTAAAACCTGGAACTCCCATTTCTGAGATTAACATCGATAAGGTGTTTATCGGCTCTTGTACCAATTCAAGGATAGAGGACTTACGATCTGCTGCAGAGGTGGCTCGAGGCAAAAAGGTTCATCCAAGAGTGCAAGCATTGGTGGTGCCAGGTTCCGGTAGAGTGAAACGGCAGGCGGAATCGGAAGGTTTGGATCAAATATTTTTAGAAGCTGGATTCGAATGGCGAGAGCCAGGTTGTTCCCTTTGCCTTGCGATGAACGATGATGTATTAAAACCGGGTGAAAGATGTGCATCTACTTCTAACCGGAACTTCGAAGGAAGACAAGGTAGAGGAGGAAGAACTCATTTAGTCAGTCCTTCTATGGCAGCAGCTGCTGCAGTGACTGGAAAATTTACAGATGTGAGGAAATTGGTATGA
- a CDS encoding LysR family transcriptional regulator translates to MEFRQIIYFLEISESGTFQKAASRLGLTQPALSRQIFLLEKELGVTVLERGGRSVRLTHEGERFYQYSVRMKELWEEIQNGFSKENELKGNFSISAGGTVSAWILPQILKDILKTKPGLSLSVREGDASETKDAVLKGEVDLGILTGPVAEPSLNVLEFLSDRIFPVAAKDHPIFLKKKIRMEDLKKQSFVFFHPGSALRKAVEKKIKSFSKEFGSNIAMELRSVESVIKSLEAGLGIGFLSEYSISPKLEKIKFEDWNAERKFYLCYRKKSGPGLTMLAEEILRSAEKWKSQKEKSSLS, encoded by the coding sequence ATGGAATTCAGACAGATCATTTATTTTCTGGAAATCTCAGAATCGGGCACATTCCAAAAGGCTGCGTCGCGGCTGGGATTAACACAACCCGCACTCTCTAGACAGATTTTCCTTTTAGAAAAAGAATTAGGAGTCACAGTCTTGGAAAGAGGAGGAAGGTCAGTTCGCCTAACTCATGAAGGAGAAAGATTCTATCAGTATTCAGTTCGTATGAAAGAGTTATGGGAAGAAATACAAAACGGCTTTTCCAAAGAAAATGAACTAAAAGGTAACTTTTCCATTTCCGCGGGAGGAACAGTTTCTGCTTGGATCTTACCTCAAATCTTAAAAGATATCCTAAAAACAAAACCAGGACTTTCTCTATCCGTAAGGGAAGGAGATGCATCCGAAACTAAGGACGCAGTTTTAAAAGGAGAAGTAGACCTTGGGATTTTGACCGGTCCTGTTGCAGAACCTAGTCTGAATGTTCTAGAATTTTTATCCGATAGAATCTTTCCTGTAGCAGCAAAGGATCATCCCATCTTTCTAAAAAAGAAAATCAGAATGGAAGATTTAAAAAAACAATCCTTTGTATTCTTCCATCCAGGTTCAGCTCTGAGAAAAGCAGTAGAGAAGAAGATCAAATCTTTTTCAAAAGAATTTGGTTCGAACATCGCCATGGAACTGAGAAGTGTAGAATCCGTGATCAAATCATTGGAAGCGGGACTTGGGATCGGTTTTTTATCCGAATATTCCATCAGTCCAAAACTGGAAAAAATTAAATTTGAAGACTGGAATGCAGAAAGAAAATTTTATCTCTGTTATCGCAAAAAATCAGGACCAGGACTTACGATGCTTGCTGAAGAAATTTTAAGATCCGCAGAGAAATGGAAATCCCAAAAGGAAAAATCCTCCCTTTCTTAA
- a CDS encoding LA_0442/LA_0875 N-terminal domain-containing protein, whose product MKKIINLLFLVFLFANLSLRSETIQLKSGEKWEGTILAQDKDSVTMKLTDGSTKVFPKSVVRKVSFGKKSESSSLKIEPQISEKEKKLKEEKELAEKQKQEEENRRAKETKQKNREEQLSNAKRHYLEGSFGVGSGESQSELRPFFQTIQVAGLLFSSGGQAELQSTPYKSKNQSVTGRLFYAWDRFTIEIRGTEAKGNLDVGGFQTLAFGSGGGSSSSTSEKTTNVLFGNGETKFQKLSSRVGFSPYPHPVLDLQILGGLERIWTKSSHEVGSVGGITSTGIDPNRVSFRDTSHSLKGYSIGIGFEWKFLERFTLQGQVLHLDMQGPSSFRSNEFRFNTFPVRYNQNGLDYQWKSTGTEVNVKFTTKVKGDLSLFVEASNMTLNNKLQSGYITDNDGSGNSDPSQLLLRVYGPQKLIPMFYDSKTILSYVQVGANYRFDF is encoded by the coding sequence ATGAAAAAAATTATTAACCTATTATTTCTGGTCTTTCTTTTTGCGAATTTATCTCTTCGGAGTGAAACGATTCAACTCAAGTCCGGAGAAAAATGGGAAGGTACCATCTTAGCCCAAGACAAAGATTCTGTAACGATGAAACTCACAGATGGAAGTACAAAAGTGTTTCCTAAGTCGGTGGTTCGAAAAGTTTCTTTTGGAAAAAAATCTGAATCCTCTTCTCTTAAAATAGAACCTCAAATTTCGGAGAAGGAAAAGAAACTCAAAGAAGAAAAAGAACTCGCAGAAAAACAAAAACAGGAAGAAGAGAATCGGAGAGCCAAGGAAACAAAACAGAAAAACCGAGAGGAACAACTTTCCAATGCGAAACGACATTATCTGGAAGGTTCCTTTGGAGTTGGAAGTGGCGAGAGCCAATCAGAGCTCCGTCCTTTCTTTCAAACCATTCAGGTTGCAGGACTTCTTTTTAGCAGTGGCGGTCAAGCCGAACTTCAATCCACACCTTACAAAAGTAAAAATCAAAGTGTAACTGGTCGTTTGTTTTACGCATGGGACAGATTTACCATTGAGATTCGCGGAACAGAAGCAAAAGGAAATTTAGATGTTGGTGGCTTTCAGACACTTGCTTTTGGGAGTGGGGGTGGCTCTTCCTCATCCACTTCTGAAAAAACGACAAATGTTCTTTTTGGAAATGGCGAAACAAAATTTCAAAAACTTTCTTCGAGGGTTGGTTTTTCTCCTTATCCACATCCAGTTTTAGACCTTCAAATTTTAGGAGGCCTGGAAAGAATTTGGACAAAGAGCAGTCATGAAGTTGGTAGTGTTGGAGGGATTACCTCCACGGGGATCGATCCTAACCGAGTGAGTTTTCGTGATACAAGTCATTCGTTAAAAGGTTATAGTATTGGAATTGGATTCGAATGGAAATTTTTAGAAAGATTTACTCTACAAGGTCAGGTTTTGCATTTAGATATGCAAGGTCCATCCTCATTTCGAAGTAACGAATTTCGATTTAATACCTTTCCTGTTAGATACAATCAAAATGGCCTGGACTACCAATGGAAATCTACTGGAACCGAAGTGAATGTAAAATTCACAACGAAGGTCAAAGGTGATTTAAGTTTATTCGTAGAAGCGAGTAACATGACTCTGAATAACAAATTGCAGTCAGGTTATATAACGGATAACGATGGTAGTGGAAATTCGGATCCTTCACAACTTTTACTAAGAGTGTATGGGCCTCAAAAATTAATTCCGATGTTTTATGATTCGAAGACGATATTGTCTTACGTTCAAGTTGGTGCAAACTATCGTTTTGATTTTTAA